The following is a genomic window from Bubalus bubalis isolate 160015118507 breed Murrah chromosome 6, NDDB_SH_1, whole genome shotgun sequence.
GTCAGCCAGGACCCCAcctggctctggagtcagatggGCTGGACCCAAATCCAGGCCCAGCTTTTCATAGGAGGTTATGGGCCTGGAACAAGTCACTTGGACTCTCTAGGCCCAGTTTCTGGAACATGGGGTAGTTAAGACTAAATAAGAGATCAGATCTATAGAGCACTGGGTGACCAAGACAGAGAGTAAATGAAATTCTTTCTGATGTCCCCAAAGCAGGGACAGGTGTGGGGCTCTGCCTGCCTGGGAAGGGTAGGCAGCTTGGGTGCTCTGGTGGGGGCttctggagggcttcccagaaCTTAAGGAATGACCCTCTTCCATCGCCCTGGCAGTATTTTTAGTCTCCCTGCCCCCTATTTGGGCACAAGCTTGTTATTTTCATAGTTTTCCAGTCCAGTGCCCCTACCCAGGAAGGGGTAGTTTCAGGCCAAAGTCCTCCCACATTATAGGGCTGCAGACTGGCCCagcccctgccacctccctcagTGACCTCTTGGGCATTCTTGTTAAGCTCCCTTCCAAGTCTGCAATCCAAATGAAGATGAGAAATAGCAGCCCGCCTCCATGCCACTTACCTTCTGCTGCCTTCCCAGGAGCCTCCGAGTCAACAACCCCACAGGCGTTTGAGGCCAGTGTAGACAAGTTTGAGGTCCCTCTCCCCAAGGATACACAGAGTCCAGATAAACATTTTAATGGGTTTATGAGTTCTGAAATGCCTTCTACACATCCGCTCTGTAACTGCTGGTTTTGTATATGCTCATGCTATGGTCTGTCTTTCTCTAATCCCCCCTGTGGAGTACTGGGATCCCCAAGAGCACCTCCCCGCCTTGCTCTGAGAGGGTAACGCGTGTTTAAGGGAGAGACTGGAGGAATGGGTAAGAGGATTGGCTACCTTAGGGGCTCTGGAATAGGAGGACCCCAAACCCACCAATAGAAGGAAATGTCAGGCTCCAGTTGAAGGGGGTGGTGTCCATTTGGCCCCGAGTCCAGAGGAACAAAGTTAGGTCAACTCCGGCCCAAGAGACACTGTTAGATCCTGTCCCCACCCCGATCATCGCCTCTTCACAGTTCTCAtacgacagcagcagcagtggaaggaGAAGCCAGCTTATTCCAGATTGCAGTACAGATACATGGACACAATCATGGCAGCCAGCTGGTGGGAAAGGAACAGGGAGAGGTGAAGAGACGTATCGGGGTCCTTAAACTTTAGTCCCCTGTCCCACCAGACACTGATCATGAAGCTTTGTTAGAAGTCTGTCTCTTCCAGAGAGGCCTCAGAGGTGGGTCAAGCAGCCCTGAGCCAGGGTGGGGGATATCCTGCCCCAAGCTCCTCTCCTTACCTCCAAGCCCCCAATTCCGGCTGCCACACCACCCACAGTGACTGCATTGGTTCGGATGTCATACAGAAGCTGTTTGAAGCATCccttgggggaggagagagagcatCTATAGTCAGGAGCTGCTCCCATTCTCATTCAGCACCCTGAGGCCATTAAAGCATCCCAACCTCCTAGGCCAGCCTTTACCTGTACACTCATGTTATGGGCGGTGACACTGTTGCAGGGTTCCACGAACGAGTTATTGACACTGTTATGGCAACAGTATGGGGGAAAGGTACCGTTCTTTCTTACATAGGGTGACCCCTCAAAATCTGTGTAGTTGGTGAAGCCACAGCACTTGAGCTGGAGATGAAGAGAAGATGATCAGAGAGGCCTTGCttatttctccccacccccaagtctCCCTCAGCCCACCTTACCCCTGCCATGGTGGAGTTCCACACTTGAGTGAAGTCTTTTTGGGAACCGTACTCTTTTTTGATATTAGGCACCACCACCGCTGTCAGGATGTTCtcagcctgggtggggaaggccaGTGTTTACAGCCTGGTGGGGCGGGTGTGGCCCCCTCTCAGGGCTTTGCCCAGTGGTACCCCTTTGCCCcatccctgttcctcaccaaTGTAGTATACACTAAGGCGACCACAGCAGCTGCAACCTCAGCAatgaagatgaggaggaggatgaagaagAACTGAGGGGAGAACAGGCATCTGAGTTTTAGGGAGAGAGAGCCTCTCATGCCTTCCTTACCCTAACCGTgctctgccctcccaccccaccatgaAAACAAGGCAGGGGCCCCGTTTGCTGAGACCCTTGGAATCCAGAGCAGGGTTTGGGGATCCCCAGGGCCTAGTGTCAAGGGTGAGGGGACCCTGGGCTTTGGTTATGGGCCTGTGGAGCTGGGTTTGACACACCATCATGAGGGCACACTTGCTCTCAGTTTGGGCGCCGTAGCAGCCCAGGAAACCAAGAGCGAAGAGCACAGCACCAGCTGCGATGAGGAAGTAGCCCACGTTGACGAACTGCATGGCACTGGATGACATTGGCCCGAAGATCTTCATAAAGGATGGTCCATCAACCGACACCCAGATGCCCACTGCCAACagggctgcaccacacagctggGGACAGAGAGGCAGACTTTGAAACAGTGCTGCCAGGCAGCTCCCTATCACACAGCTCACTTAGGAAGATGGGAGATGAGAAAATTTCCCATTTATTGGGTATGGAGTCCAAAAACTCATCCTGTAGGGAGTTCTGACTCATCTTTAGAGCTAGAAAGATGGGAGCTGGGACATCTGCAGTCAGCAGCGGGCTGCACATCTAGGCAGATGTAAATGGGACCAGGGATTCCAGAAATAGCCacagggtgtgggggaggggcaaagCTTTCCCTTACCACTGCCAGGGTCCTGCCACATAGCTTGAAGTGCAAACAAGCAGGTGAACACCTGCCCcgctgcccccccccccaccccccacccccagccagcagCCACCTCCCCCCATTTCGCTTCTGGGTTATAGGTGCCTGGAACACCTCGGTTCTCTGATAGGCAGAAAGAGGAGGGTGGTAGCATTGAGCAGGTTCAACAGTCACTATAGCAACAGAGGTGTGGCTGAGGTTTACATCTGCTTCCAACCTTGGAGAGGGCAATGGTAAGAAGGGACACCTACCCTAAGGCCCCCCATTTGGGCCCCTTCCAGGACCAGCTTAGACCTCTCTTTGCCACACAAGTGGAAATTGAGGCACCAGAGATGGAGTATAGCCAGAGCTCTGAGAGGCTCTACCCCACCTCAGAGGTGATCCTGAGGCCAAGACTGGAAAGGAGGGCCCTGCCCAGTTCCCAGCTCTTAGAGCAAAGCCTCGCTGACCCAGTGCTTCAGTGGATGAATCAGCCTGACACCACCCAGGTGTCCAGTCCCCACTTTCCGGctatggaaactgaggctggaacCAAAAACGAGGTGGCAGGTTGTGGGTGATCCCAGGCATGTTTGCCCAAGGACACAAGGCTGGGCTTCTAGCCTGTGGGGTCAGATTTCAAGGAGTCAGAGGCCAGCCCTGCCCAGTCTGGCAAGGCCTGGGCAACAGAGGCCAGAAACCAAACAGGATTTGCCTTTAACCCCCTCGGGCCAGAACCTCTGTGCTCCAGATCCCTGCAATCCTGCTACCTTCTTCAGATACAGGGATAAAAGCTAATTCCCTGAAAGGAGAAGAAGCCCAAGGCACAGGCCACACCATCATCCGAGACTGTCCTCACCCCTAGCCCAATTCCTCCAAATTCACCTACACTTCATGTCTCCACTTCCTCATCCTTTGCTCACTCTCACCCAGTCTCCTGTGGCTTTGAGGTCTCTGGTGACAACCTGTGCTCAGCCATGGGTGTATCCTCCTTGACTTTCTGACACCTTGCTCTCCTGCTTTGCTTCCTTATGCTCTTTCTCTATTTGCTTCCTGGTAGCctttcctcggagaaggcaatggcaccccactccaggactcttgcctggaaaatcccatggatggaggagcctggtaggctgcagtctatggggtcgctaggagtcggacatgactgagcgatttcactttcccttttcactttcatgcattggaaaaggaaatggcaacccactccagtgttcttgcctggagaatcccaggtacgggggagcctggtgggctaccgtctctggggtcgcacagagtcggacatgactgaagcgacttagcagcagcagcagcagcctttctcTGTTTATCCCTTACAAATTGAgtttcctggagttcactctcCCTGTGTGTGCTCACCCTGCCCATGGCTTCAATGACCACCTACGGGCACATGCCTTCCAAATATCCTGAGCTGCAAGTCCACTGGGTACATGGCTGCTGGTGAAGTACCCACCAGGTTTGCTCTCAGCAGAGAGGAGATGTGGTCATCATCTCCAAGACCTCTGTCTTGCTTGCCCCTTCATCCATCCTCAGCCACCATCCAAGGGCGTTGTCCTTTGTCCATGTTGTCTATTTCTCCCCAATTTTACCACCATCTCCAGATTCATGCCTCATTGCTCAGCTTCCTCAAACATGCCCTATATAGTCTGTTCCTGGTTTTCTGAACAATATCTGATTTCATTGCCTCTGGGCCTTTTTGCATGCTTTACCAACCCCCTCACTACGTGCAAATTCCTAGCCTCAGCTATTTCCTTCTAGAAGTCTTCTCTGACTAGGCAGGGTTCAAGCCCCTCCAATGCACCCTGTGATCAGACCACACATACTGTGGAAAACTGGTTGCCTATCTGGCCTGTTGGACCCGAGATCCCTGAGGGCACAGAGTCTTAGGCAGTGTTTGttgaaaaaatacaacaaattccTCTTGCAGCTGAAACTCTTACTCCCATATCTCTGGACCTTCTCGGCTTTTGACTCCCCACCATACACAGGCCACTGAATTTCCTTCCATGCTAGGTGATCTTGGGCaaacccctgcccctccctgaggCCCCAGCCTGTTAGCCTACCCTGCCCTGCTCTAAACCTGAAACTTCCTGGAAGGAGAGGATGCCCCTAAACTTCTCCACCCCAAGTTGTGTAGCAGCTAGTTTGCTCCTGGAGCCAAGACTCAGTCTTCGGGGAGACTTCCACATCTCATCATCAGGGGAAACTTTCAGGAAGAGTGGACATAGCAATCTCTTATTCCCCAGTTGGGGCTCTACTCAGGTTAAGACCCACTCCTGTAGGGAACCCTAAAGAACCCATAACCCCCATACTTACAAAGATGAGCATATTGAAGAGGATCATCATGACCTTAATGAAGTTGAAGCACCCCATGGTGGCTCCTGGGAGGCAGACATGTGGGAATTAGGATCTCGCTCCTTGACCGCCTCCCCCAGCCTGGACTGACATATCAGACTCCAGCATCCTGGACTCACATAATTACCAAGTTTCTCCTGCCTCTGGACTCTGTTGTCTCTGGACTCTGACGCGTCAGGACTTTCCCCAGTTCCCATCCTGATACCCCTAACCCTCTGTACTGCCCAGGCCCTCTACTAACACCTGACACTTTGAAATTCTAACATCCCATGTGCGTCCATCCCACAGGCACCCCGAGCCTGATTCCCCCACTTCAGGGTCACTCCATGTCCTTACCTGGCTCCTGCTTATCCTGGACTTTccacgccccccaccccaaaccaaTCCTAGACTCTTCCAGGACCCTCCCCGTGACCTTCCAGCTCCCCAAACCTGTTTCCAGATTGCTTTCTTTTCACAGGAGAGTCTCTATCCTATGCCATCACCTGGTCAGGGGTCCTGGTAGTAAGTTCTGTAAGAGGGATCTGCTGAGGCTTCAGAGAGGACCACAGCTCCGGGAGAACTGCCACTGAGTGGACAAGCGGGAGACAGCGCTGGCTCTCACGGCACTGCTCACCTGTGGGCGGGGCAGGAGCTTTAAAGGCTCCTTCTCtccgcccacccccgccccacccccgcaccCTGTCGACCTGCCCCTGCTGCCCCCTGCGGCTTGCcgctccctccccacagccccagcAGCCTCTGGCCTCCGCCTGGCAACCCAACCACAGCAACGCCCTCCTGATCTGAGTAAGACAGCTGTCTGAGGCTGAGGTGAGCGCCCCCCAGAACCGTGTGCCTTCCACAGCAAGGCACAGCTGCTTCCTAACCTGCACCTGCCGAGAGGGCCGGACACATCCCACATGCTCGCAGGTACACACACCTGCCCAAGCTGTATAttcacacccacatacacacatcaaCTCCTCCTAGTGCTCTCGAATGCACActtgcacaggcacacacacctgTGAACTCTGTGTGGGCTGACTCCTAGAGATAATCCAGAGCAACATCTGAGGTGCATACTgaaactcatacacacacacacacacacacactcatgcaggCATGCCCACACATGCTTTCAAGGAAGTGACCCAGGCTTGGCATTTTCTTCCCCTCCTCTGAGAGGCAAACAAAcaactcttcctctttctccctccacGAAACTTCAACCCATCTTTTCCCTCCCTGAGTCTTTCCTccgtctcctccctccccacactttTTCTCTCCTAAGTCCTCTCAGCATTCTGTATACACCCCTCCATTCCTGCCAGCAGAGGGCACCATGGTCTCACAAAAGCGCTGCCCTCCCCTGAAAGTTCTGCAGCTCTGTTATACCCATCTTCACGAGTCCTTTCCCGGCTGCTGATGTTGAGCCGCTGGGAAAGTTCTGGCTTTTAAGTCACTCAAGCCAAGTGCTCCAATCCTGGTTCTGttgcttattagctgtgtgaccctgggggcATTTcttagacttgagtttgagcctCTATTTCCTGGTCTGTATAACAGAATAGTTACAGGGTTTTAAGATGagattaaaaatgagatttttcttcCCATTCTGGGACATAAGCGAATGACCACAGAGTGAAAAGTTCAGAACAAGGAGAGTCACAGCCAGAGGGGGTGTGGGGtggaagatttttaatttgtttttataatggGAGGAGGCAGCTGAAGAgacaggaaagagaggaaggcTGTTAACATGAATATTTGTACAGATCATGTTTTCAATGTGTAACTTATAtcgtaggcttttttttttacctttcacaATAATCCTATAAGATTCTCTTTTCATCTGCTTTTTCAATATAGGGAAAGAGAGATACAGAAAGTTAAGTGCacatttctgaatgaatgaatgaatgcagaatGTGCtgtgtggtcagttgctcagttgtatccaactgtttgtgaccccctgggttgtagcccactgggctcctctgtccttgggattctccaggcaagaatactggagtgggttgccatttcctcctccaggggatcttcccagcccagggattgaacccagtgtctcctgcaataacaggcggattctttacgactgagccacttgggaagctttgACTGCAGAATAGTAGGAGTTAAATGTCTGGGCTTTGGACCTTGGCCATCCCAGATTTGAATCCTTGCCTGCCTCTAGTTGTGTGACTTCACTCAGCTAAGCCTCGGTTTCCTTGTACAGTCGATTTTCATTGTTCGTG
Proteins encoded in this region:
- the TSPAN1 gene encoding tetraspanin-1 is translated as MGCFNFIKVMMILFNMLIFLCGAALLAVGIWVSVDGPSFMKIFGPMSSSAMQFVNVGYFLIAAGAVLFALGFLGCYGAQTESKCALMMFFFILLLIFIAEVAAAVVALVYTTLAENILTAVVVPNIKKEYGSQKDFTQVWNSTMAGLKCCGFTNYTDFEGSPYVRKNGTFPPYCCHNSVNNSFVEPCNSVTAHNMSVQGCFKQLLYDIRTNAVTVGGVAAGIGGLELAAMIVSMYLYCNLE